A window from Peromyscus eremicus chromosome 1, PerEre_H2_v1, whole genome shotgun sequence encodes these proteins:
- the LOC131904403 gene encoding zinc finger and SCAN domain containing protein 4F-like: protein MASQQNNSFKPQSPESGLVLDNRNFLPSQDTSLQWEEDICNFSTAQLNFPTNDNGYCAKQELQAMWKWFTSWLKPEKRSKEQMISQLVLAEFLKTGHYKDKSVLKEKWVSNGRNLGRFMEDLTDECLKPPIMVLTSMQRQEAFFSKNMSLEETINLLKEQQSARSSIQESARIPLPIPQDMLLTTDLRVHKVIHQENKPFECSTCGKSFSNQTNLKAHERIHTGEKPYTCSLCNRSFRQSSTYHRHRRNCHKAD, encoded by the exons ATGGCTTCACAGCAAAACAACTCCTTTAAACCCCAGTCACCAGAAAGTGGCCTTGTATTAGACAACAGGAACTTCCTTCCAAGCCAGGATACTTCTCTACAGTGGGAAGAAGATATCTGTAACTTCTCAACTGCTCAGCTCAACTTTCCCACAAATGACAATGGTTACTGTGCAAAGCAGGAACTGCAAGCAATGTGGAAGTGGTTTACCTCCTGGTTGAAGCCAGAAAAGCGTAGCAAGGAGCAGAtgatttctcagctggtcttggctGAGTTTCTCAAAACTGGGCACTACAAGGACAAGTCTGTCTTGAAAGAGAAGTGGGTTTCAAATGGCAGAAACCTGGGGAGATTCATGGAGGATCTGACTGATGAGTGCTTGAAGCCTCCCATCATG gttctcacctccatgcagaggcaggaagccTTCTTTTCTAAGAACATGTCTTTAGAAGAAACCATAaaccttctgaaagagcagcaatcaGCAAGAAGTTCAATACAAGAGAGTGCAAGGATACCCTTGCCAATCCCCCAAGACATGTTATTGACAACAG ACCTGAGAGTACATAAGGTcatacaccaggaaaataaaccttTCGAATGTAGTACATGTGGAAAGTCTTTCAGCAATCAAACCAATTTGAAAGCTcatgagaggattcacacaggagagaagccctacacctgctccctgtGTAACCGTAGCTTCCGTCAGTCATCCACATACCACCGTCACCGGAGGAATTGCCACAAAGCAGACTGA